A DNA window from Drosophila pseudoobscura strain MV-25-SWS-2005 chromosome 2, UCI_Dpse_MV25, whole genome shotgun sequence contains the following coding sequences:
- the LOC4801348 gene encoding rhodanese domain-containing protein CG4456, translated as MATYEEVKDAPNHPDKYLFDVRNKSELEETGVLPSSINIPLPELERALNLPDDAFTKTYGRKKPSVDAVIIFSCKAGGRAARATNLARTLGFSNAKAYAGSWTEWQDKEGGQ; from the exons ATGGCCACCTACGAGGAAGTAAAGGATGCTCCAAATCATCCGGATAAGTATCTGTTTGATGTGCGCAACAAGTCCGAGTTGGAGGAGACAGGTGTCTTGCCGAGCAGCATTAATATACCTC TGCCCGAGCTGGAGAGGGCCTTGAATTTGCCGGATGATGCTTTCACAAAGACCTACGGCCGCAAGAAACCGTCGGTTGATGCAGTCATAATCTTTTCATGCAAAGCAGGTGGACGCGCTGCTCGGGCTACCAATTTGGCCCGCACCCTGGGCTTTTCCAA TGCCAAAGCGTATGCCGGATCCTGGACGGAATGGCAGGATAAGGAGGGTGGTCAATAA